One region of Asterias rubens chromosome 5, eAstRub1.3, whole genome shotgun sequence genomic DNA includes:
- the LOC117290207 gene encoding ficolin-1-B-like, which translates to MQTFNAAEDRALQYCTYQSVNVSSRVRCVRNCHCDYPNCKSVNYDDIHHLCELNNATIAQFPDNLITHFGSVYYDGNMDTPLLSHAHPDTTVSSMPRNSSCQELLEAGQKVSGVFTIFPARFAYGLQVYCDMETDGGGWIVIQRRQDGSVDFYRNWADYGNGFGNLDGEFWLGNTNLRILTESGPMWQLRVDILDWKAAEVWAVYGDFRVTGEQFQLHVDVYNVESTMLRVQQVMPLCIL; encoded by the coding sequence ATGCAAACATTCAACGCTGCAGAAGATCGGGCACTTCAGTATTGTACATATCAGAGTGTCAACGTCAGTTCGCGTGTCCGCTGTGTTCGTAACTGTCATTGTGATTATCCTAACTGTAAATCAGTAAATTATGATGACATTCATCACCTTTGTGAGCTGAATAATGCCACCATTGCCCAGTTTCCTGATAACTTGATTACACACTTTGGTAGTGTGTACTACGATGGCAATATGGACACTCCTCTCCTGTCCCATGCACACCCTGATACAACCGTCTCCTCTATGCCTCGTAACAGCAGCTGCCAAGAGCTTCTTGAGGCGGGTCAGAAAGTGAGTGGTGTCTTTACAATATTTCCTGCCCGATTTGCTTATGGTTTGCAAGTGTACTGCGACATGGAGACTGATGGCGGAGGCTGGATCGTCATCCAGAGGCGTCAAGACGGCAGTGTTGACTTTTATCGCAACTGGGCCGACTACGGGAACGGTTTCGGCAACTTGGATGGGGAGTTCTGGCTTGGCAATACTAACTTACGCATCTTGACTGAGTCCGGCCCAATGTGGCAGCTGCGTGTTGATATATTGGATTGGAAGGCTGCAGAAGTTTGGGCTGTTTATGGAGATTTCAGGGTTACAGGAGAACAATTTCAGCTCCATGTCGACGTGTACAATGTTGAGAGTACAATGTTGAGAGTACAGCAGGTGATGCCCTTATGTATACTCTAG